One Rissa tridactyla isolate bRisTri1 chromosome 4, bRisTri1.patW.cur.20221130, whole genome shotgun sequence DNA window includes the following coding sequences:
- the UEVLD gene encoding ubiquitin-conjugating enzyme E2 variant 3 yields the protein MELSEEALRKRLGKYKFRDLTIEELKNVSKTYPNFTFSMNTYTFKDGSQKDLLNFSGTVPVKYGDFYNIPIHLWILDSHPFAPPICFLKPTVNMAISVGKHVDAHGRIYLPYLQNWSHPKSTVIGLIKEMIAKFEEELPLYSLSSSEAARQSELLSYIAKITAGETDTKSKTKLGGGKNEGCFNKITVVGAGDLGIACVLAVAAKGAADKVVLLDLSEGAAKGGTMDLEIFALPNVEISKDFSASADSKVVVLTVNSLGNAQTYLDVIQSNVDLFRGIIPAISHYSQNTVLLVASHPVEVMTYVSWKLSAFPKSRVIGVGANLDTERFQYILTNLLKAEALAKDAWIIGEQGEDKVLSWTSCNLAANQMEAMASRNSREKVANRAMEVLKGKGQRSWSVGLSVADLTDSILKDKRKVHSVSTLAKGCCNINSEVFLSLPCVLGTNGVIEMVKLEEDPLVQEKLQSGAGSIHDLQQQLKL from the exons atGGAGCTCTCGGAGGAGGCGCTGAGGAAGCGGCTGGGCAAG tATAAATTCAGAGACCTGACCATTGAAGAACTAAAGAATGTTAGCAAGACCTACCCAAACTTCACGTTCTCCATGAACACATACA ccTTCAAGGATGGATCCCAGAAGGACCTCCTGAATTTTAGTGGTACTGTTCCAGTGAAATATG GTGATTTCTATAACATACCCATTCATCTGTGGATTCTGGATTCTCATCCCTTTGCTCCCCCCATTTGCTTCTTGAAGCCGACTGTGAACATGGCCATTTCAGTGGGAAAGCACGTTGATGCCCACGGCAGGATTTATTTGCCTTACCTGCAAAACTGGAGCCAT CCTAAATCAACTGTTATTGGATTAATCAAGGAAATGATTGCAAAATTTGAGGAAGAGCTCCCTTTGTATTCACTGTCATCTTCTGAAGCAGCCAGGCAATCGGAACTTCTCTCCTACATTGCAAAGATTACTGCAG GAGAGACTGACACGAAATCAAAGACTAAACTTGGTGGAGGCAAAAATGAAGGATGTTTTAACAAAATTACTGTTGTTGGAGCTGGAGATCTTGGCATTGCATGTGTGTTAGCAGTTGCAGCAAAG GGTGCTGCAGACAAGGTAGTTCTTCTGGATCTTTCTGAAGGTGCAGCAAAAGGAGGGACCATGGACTTGGAGATCTTTGCTCTGCCAAATGTGGAGATCAGCAAAG atttttctgcttcagctgaTTCAAAAGTTGTGGTACTTACAGTTAATTCTCTGGGAAATGCTCAGACTTATCTTGATGTCATACAAAGCAATGTGGACTTGTTCAGAGGAATTATCCCAGCAATATCACACTACAGTCAGAACACCGTTCTCCTTGTTGCTTCTCATCCAG TTGAAGTAATGACATATGTGTCGTGGAAGCTGAGTGCATTTCCCAAAAGTAGAGTTATTGGAGTAGGTGCCAACCTAGATACTGAGAGATTTCAGTATATACTGACAAATCTTTTGAAAGCAGAGGCACTGGCAAAAGATGCTTGGATTATTGGTGAACAAGGAGAAGACAAAG TACTGTCCTGGACCAGTTGTAATTTAGCTGCAAATCAAATGGAAGCAATGGCTTCTCGTAACTCAAGGGAAAAGGTGGCTAACAG AGCTATGGAAGTTCTAAAGGGAAAAGGTCAGAGATCTTGGTCTGTTGGGCTCTCAGTTGCTGATTTGACTGACAGCAtactgaaagataaaagaaaggTTCATTCTGTATCCACTCTGGCAAAG GGATGTTGCAATATAAACAGTGAAGTGTTCTTAAGTCTACCCTGTGTTCTCGGAACCAACGGAGTGATTGAAATGGTCAAACTAGAAGAAGATCCACTAGTGCAAGAGAAACTGCAAAGCGGTGCAGGGTCAATTCATGACCTTCAGCAGCAACTGAAACTGTAA